Part of the Anopheles coluzzii chromosome 3, AcolN3, whole genome shotgun sequence genome is shown below.
TTTTATGAATGGTACGGTGCTACGTATATTGCTGGAAACAGTCCTTTCCGGTTGCCGATCTCGCCGTTCCACCAGTGCTCGTCGGAACGATCCGTCACCGTGATGACGTCCCCTCGTCGGAAGTCCAGCTCGCCGGATTCTTGCGCTACGAAGTCGTACAAAGCCTGCACCAACATCTAGAACGAAACGCGCAATCAAACGATTTAGATaggtgtggtttgtgtgtgtgcgcgcgcccaCATTTATAACTAAACCTTCAATTGATCCCCAATGGACGATAAAAACTAGCAAACGAACAAAGgcaacgataaaaaaacaatcccatAACGTCAAGTATAGCTGTTCGTGTGCTCCTGATGGCTCACTCCGACCTAAATGTCCCGGACCGTTAAGGGCAACTATCTTATCAAAGTCTTTACTACCACTTTTCTACCTCACATTGCTAGTTTTccttccaacacacacagtCTCCGGTCAGGACACACGGGCCAACGTCATCCGGGCCAACGTAATTCAATCCAAAGAGGCCAACGAAGGCCACCATTATCACCGCGGTACAGGcgctagcaaaaaaaagggacatttttattacactacttttcctgcttttccaacccgtttttcctgttttctctctcccccccccccccccacctacCACTGACCACTGGTCAAGGGCTAAAGCAACACACCATACAGTaaagaaaggagagaaaacGAACGGCATCCGCCCGATTGGCCTGTGCGAGAGTGgtgataaaattaaatttacgcCATTAACATTTTACCGGCACAGCGGCTGTGCAGCACTGGCAGTAGAGAATGGGTGCGTCCGGGGTCATCCGAAAGTGGAAATCGGAGGTGTTGTAAGAATATTGCCAGCAGCTTTAGTTGCTACCCAAGTGCTAGGTTAGAAGTCtgccaaaaacagcaaaacaacgtGTTAAAGGCATTGTGGCAGGATGCTTCACAGGATAAAGGAGAAACAGTGGATTGGGAATTTAGATAGGGCAATTAGAATTCATTGAAAAACGGAAGGCTTTTATACTAAGCGTGTTCAAAATGCATTGAACAACAGCTGAGATAGCTCCTTTTTAAGGCATTTTGTAAGACTGACGTGATCCAATCGATGTAAACTTATATCCTAaaaccagtgctgcaaaatgtcactgtcaatgtctgacaaaaaatctgactgaattAAGAGAGGTGATACTTAAAACGATTGGAGTGACCAATACACGCTTCgtgatttttgcgaccatcgcttggtcagtcactatttCATGACATTTTTTCACTGTGATCGGTTCTGgcaaatgtcactgacataatCATGACAAATTTCgtctgaaacaaaataatgtcacCGTCACGAGCtgtactgtgatgatcagaggtgagactcaaaaaGTTGGTGTGatcatcacatgcttggtgacattttgtacaACCAACctttggtcagtcacttggtcgtgacattttctgtcggcgatcatcacgatagtcatGAGAGATATGCGATGattgcgagtggttccaagaaacaaaatgagtaTGTTTTCATATTTCAAGAATGTtgtgattatcaccgacagaaaatgtcgtgaccaagtgattgaccaagagttgggtgctaaacaaatTGTCATCAAGCAATTGGGCATCAAGATTgatccaccaactgtttgagtctcacctctgatcatctcagttgtgtgcgtaatctgatttgagcttcgctTCAGCCATGAGTGTTTATGACAATGGCAATTGGCAGCACTGTTTacagccagaaaaaatcatgattatgcttgcgccggcattaagctcagcttgtcagtcagagtttcgcgttggactcaagcactcgcatgttatgacgcactttcattgagtatcaacaatgagcatcaagccagcatgttgattgttttcgttggtgaacatcacgtgatgctcatgacattctGCAGCACTGATCCTATAACATATCCCGGGGTTTACGCTAACTTGCAAACAATAAGCAGTTACCTCTTCTGGCACCATATCACGCAGTTTAACGTCCTGCGATCGAGACACACTAGCGGTACGGTGGTAGTCGACCAGCTCGTTCAGCGAGTTGAACTTCACCACCCAGAGGAAGAACTTGCCCTGTGAGTCGCGCAGCACCTTGAAGTGTTGCACGCCGTCGGAGCACTTGACCGACAGGCTGAAGTCGCCGGGGCTCGATTCACTGATCCGTATCAGAAAGGCGCCCTCGTGTTTGTTCGATAGCAGCTTTTCCGCGTCCGCCCGTGTGATGCGCCCGTAGTACCAGCtgaaaaagaaggaaacacGGATAAGCGATTTAGATTTTCTATCGCCGAAAAGGACCATGCCAGGGAGGGGCGGTAAAACTTACTCgtgatttttcatttctatgTAATTGCTAGGTATCAGTCCCTCCTTGCCGTCTAGCTCCGCCCGGTACCAGTTCATGTCGTCTTCCATATTTAAAATCTGTTTAACAGCAGCAGGCACCGTtgggagtgagagagagagagagagagagatagagagagagagagagagagagagagagagagagagagagagagagtgatcaTTATCGTAGCAGTTTGCAAAGGCAGGATTGCAATGTTTAAAGACGAAACGACGACACGGCGCAGTTTTAAAAATGCACAGCACATTATTGACATCGGGTACGACGCGagtcagcaacagcaacagcagcagcagcagatggtgttgatgaaattaaattcgTTGATAGTGGAACGGATTTTCCCATCAGCACAGCAACGAGACACCagcaagaaagagaaaatgaaaagaagaaaaagcgatATCGTTAGTATAGCTTAATGGGAGTATATTTTAAGGGAAATTACATAATCTGATAATTGCCTTCTTTTTGGGGCTAATGATTTGATTTTGGCCGTTGTACGGTACTATGGTGagtttacatttcattttttaaataattgtaaaTAACAATTagatattctttaaaaattgaCTACGAGTAAAAAATATCTACTTTTTCACacaaaatagtgaaaaatgtcAGCTGTTTCAAACTAAATAAGAATGTTCCGGGCAATACGAATGTTAATCGCTCGATGACAAATCCAATTGAATCAACCGCTCTGACCAATCGATGAACTAATATTTACCGAAAATAATAAAGCAAAGCACAATTTTCAACATGCTTTCATTTAACGCAAATACCGCATTGCAAATTGCAATGATTCACAAATGGAATATCGAAATAATTCCCAATTCTAACTACCCAAAAAGCATTGATGAGCATCCAATGTGAGGGCGCCTCACAGCCAATGCTTATCATAGCTGAAAAACTGTGCCCCGCTAGGGAGTGAGACCACGTTAATGGATATAAAATTACTTAGTCAATATACCAATACACGCTCTGGCCGGGGAAAAATGTAAGCTTGGAGAGCATTGCACCCACGTTGAACGCAAGGGAAGGGACGCAACCAACTGCAGCAGCGCAGACGGGAAGAAGTTAATTAAACAGCCACCCAAATGCACCCATGAATGCATTCAccccactgtgtgtgtgtgttttggcgATAAAACATCTTTTTGGTACGATAATCGTAAACACATAATTTGCAACaaccgggtggtggtggtggtggtatgaaATCGTAAATCTCGCGCTAACACGCATTTGCATATGGTGATGAATTTTCTCATATTTCGTGTGTGTAGTGGTGTAAAACGGGCGACCACACTTGCCCACCCCACCCTACCTAATCccgaaatgaaacatttcacacGTTCATTATCGGtcgttttttctgcttttaatgtgattttcatcaactttcactagcaaaaagcaaaatccGACAGATTGTACTCAGCGTTTATGGGACCGGATGGGGCGGCATTTGCCGATGGACGACGGATGGATGGTGTTTGAAGTTGTGCAGTTATGCTAATTGGAGTTTTGCTGTGTATATACACAGCGTGTCATGATGATGGGGAATGGtggtttaattttactttcagATTCAATATCCCAGTGTTCATATGACGATACGGAGAATATGATATGAAAAGGGCAAATCACCAGAAGAAGACAATTCTGAGAGAAATGCACAAATGACCTCTAATTTGATTTCTGAGATTTTTGGTAGTGTTAGCATGAATTGAAGCAAAATGGTTTCACTCTATCATCCTTTGCTATGCATAAACAAGTACGGACGTTAACGAAAATCACAAAAACTTCTCATCTTACATATTGCAACCATCATAACTGGCCCCTCGCTGGGCGATCTTTTGCCAAAGCCGGcagtataaatataaatataaaaatggtGCTACGGACGATTTGTACGTATCTCGTCTTCCAGCCGGGATCGATGACCCTCTACCCGGCCTTCCCGAACCTTCCGATGGAAACTTTTCCCACATCAAAACACTCCACCCTTCTTCACTCCCACTATTTTGCGGATCTTTTGATGCGGGACAAGAAAACACATGATAGATCGAGCGTACATCGTTGTGGAGGATGATGGAAATGGACCGTGTGCGTTCCGCACTCGACCGTGCCACAGCAAAATCGTTGATAATAGACGGTAAAGGGGGAAGAAGCAACACAAATACAATGTTGCACAGATAAACAGTTTATTGGGAAAGAGTTTTGTTGTCGTCGTGGTCGATATGCATCGCAACGCAGAGGGTGGGTGATGGCTGGTGATGGTAGCAAGCATCTTCAGAAATAGGTTTGAAGCTAAAATTAGGACTGTTCATTGTTGGTGGAAAATATAGAAGATATTCAGTTACTCTTACCAATCTCAGATAAAAACCATTCTTGTTTAGATGAATTGGACGATATATTGCCTTCAGTCGATAATCAAAATAACACATAAAAGTTATTtcttaaaaacaaattaatccCATATAACAGAACTCTTCAAAATTAGTAGTTGAAATTGTCtcgaaatcattaaaaaaattatttgatCCATATAAAAGCAACATGCATCGAATATGGAGCAAAATAAACGTTCACCATGATGATCTTCTCCGTGGTATGATTGGTAACGTGCAGACCAAAAGACGACCTCGTATGGCGTTCAAATCTCGAACAAACCGGATTGAAATTTCACGtgaaattaaaagttgaaTTGCAATATTATCAAGGGGCCTAGATAGACTACAGATGGGTCCTTAGCTATAATTTTAATAGCCTTGATGGATGGAGATTTCTATGGAAAGTTTCAGATAAGGAAGAAGTTTGGGTTGCAAGGGACTTTGTATGGAAGTTGCAAGGCAACTTTGGACTCTCCCTAGCTTACCCCtagctgaaaatgaaaattttccaaaatacACTGAACGGACCGACCTGCAGTAGTTTATGGACCTTGAATATTATACgataacaggttggctgataagtccccggtctaacaagaaaaacacatttttttgtcaaaattcgtttttattattcaacatagttcccttcaagagcgatacaacgattataacgaccttccaattttttttataccattttggtagtactccttcggttttgcctcaaaataggcctcagtttcggcgaccgcctcttcattgcagccaaattttttccctacgagcatccttttgaggtctgagaacaagaaaaagtcgctgggggccagatctggagaatacggtgggtggggaagcaattcgaagcccaattcatgaatttttgccatcgttctcaatgacttgtggcacggtgcgtcgtcttggtggaacaacacaacacaaaagttgcttgacaaaagacgctctgtctcacaaactaattgacatacagacgtcaaattttgacacgaatcatttgaaggttggtactatatacaaaaatgcatttaatactagcgacgccatctatgtgtcagaccggggacttatcagccagcCTGTTACTATGGCACTATTATCCGTCTTAACGGCCGTTGTATTAGGGTCAACATCTCATAACTTGAAATCATTTAATATAATTGATttcaaaacattgtttttagtGAAATTTCGAGCCCGTACTTCTCAATCCTTAATCAAACTCTCAATTGAAATCAGACTAAACTGTATGTTGTTGCATTCCTTGATGGAGCACATGACTTTCATGGAGAGTTAGTATATACCAATCTTACAGAAAGTGCGCTGAAAAGTTCATCCCCTTCGAAGTGGCGCATACGGATCGAATCCGGCCGAAGCACATCGCAAAGCGGGTTTTCATCATGCACTTAAGTCAATTTGCATTTTCTCGTTTAGGCAACAAAATGCAATCAGTCCATGCAAGCGCGCTTTTCAGCACCTTCTGGCTGAACTTTAGCAACATAAATGGTAATAACGTTTCCCCTTCAAGTGCTTCCCACGCCCGCAGGCCGCCCTTTCCACACAAATTAAGCACGATGAACCGAAAATCAGTGCAAAGCTCTCGCCACTGTGCTTACCGAAAATCTTCAATCAAGCCAAACAAATTGTATCCCTATATAAAACCCCGAAAAGGGCAAAGATCCTTTTGCCACCGAGTGTGGCTTGTAAAGTTGTTCGTAACTTTTGAACGACCGCGGCGATTTGCGCAGCGGTTCAAGAGGAGTTCTGTAAATTTATTCTGAACGCCGGTGGGTGGAGGGAAGAACATTGACGGAGTGAAAACAGAGCCTTCAGGGCGGTATGTCTTTTGCCGGTTTTTGACTTACGCGACTTTTAACattccccacacacacacacgcacacgcagcaGCTGAGGCGCCGAGAGCAGTGAGCTCTTCTCATGATggcataattaaaataatgtcaTTATTTGTGTAAtgtaatggaaaaaaaagCTGCAAGCGCGAAGGAATGAAgaaatgtgataaaaatggTGCAATTATTGTAATTAAGCACACGAGGGGGGGCATGCGTAACGGTTAATATTTACGCGTGATACACGCGTGGAATGTGGGAGCAAAGGAGGAGAACATTAACCGAATTAAAAGAGAGGAAGTTTATTAGTCTAATTGCTTGAAAGGTTATTTCATGTTCTTACTGATacgttttaattaattttattaatttatattattttatattttttataatttttctgCTTGCTCCTTTTTCGTTTACTtataaatatttcttttttaaaacacttttatttttataaataacaaacagaaaagctaaagtaaaaaaattCTCTccaaaaaatttatttttccacaCTCGCAacgaacagcaacacaaaacacggGCACAAAGCGTGTTACGTTGATTGTAACAaggaaaaacttttcctcTTAACTACTCTTTCCCTACCTTTTGCATCGATGTACGTACGACAGTGTGTGTTTATACAACCCTCCTTTTATATACAACAGACAGAAAATTTAGATTCAGAAAAAGCTCTCCCTTGTGTTGTATcctcttacacacacataaactcggtccacagcagcagcagcagcagaaaaaggtATACGAGAAGCTCATTGAAGGAGAGAAAAGTTTTCCGATATCATTTTTCCAGCGCGTTACATAAAGCGCAAGTTCCACCGGCAGTTCAACGGCCCATGATTATTACATTGCCCTTACGATAAGGAGGAGCAGCGAatgggcgaaaaaaaaaatatacacacaaaTAAACGCAAAAAAACGCATGAAAGTGTTTCGGAAGAGGTTCTCAAATATCCggcgtgttgttgtttcgttcGATCTGCATCATTTAAAAATCCAACCggaaaatatttgtttaagaATGAAGGCAGGAGTTCGAATGAAAAGAGATGCCACCACACGCAACACACAAGCAttccttttccatttccgGGTGGGCTTTTGGATTATGCACAACACACtgagcacagcagcagcagcagtagtggaGCGATAACGCAGCAAAACGTTCGCCTTTCTTAATATACAAGAGAGGAGCGCGCAGTGCGAGGTTTTATTTGCATCCTGACAGGTTTTACAGCAGCATCACGTACGTTTTGTTGTGCCTTCTCGTTCGCGCGTCTTATCCACCACCCAACCAACACGGCGGACATTGATTTCGTTTTTCCTTCGTTTGTACTGCTGCCACAGAGGCAAGCCatgaaatacataaataagAGATGAAAGTGACACCGTTCTAGGAAAGGAAAGGTGTAGCACCTGAGACGATCGGTCGCTTCACGCGTCACATTTCTCGCTTGCTAAGTTTTCCCTTTCAAGGCTAGGCGAACCACCGCCATCTAACGTCACCCCCTAGCAGACGTATGTACGTAGCGAAAAGCTGCTTTCCTtgccccccctccccccatttTCCCACCGCTCTGTGTCGTATGTCTTTTCCACGTGGTTGGCAGCGTGAGCGCAGGAAATGAAAGTCtttttgctgccctttttCTTTCGCCTTCTTGCCACAGCTTCACATTCTCGTCTTTCTTCCTCGTAGCGAGAAGATTTCTTTAATCTTCTCGCGACCGTGGAGCCGCGCGATCCACTGTCTCTATGTGATGTTCTATCGGAGATTcggtttcctttttgctttctcCTCTCTCCAATGCTGCTACAGCTGCTGTTCTAAGCGAATATCGCGAAGGTCAAACTCGTTatccttcagcagcagcagatttACATTGTATTGGGGGGTGGAAAAGCGGCCCGTTCGAGCAGGATGTATTCGTTCCAAGAATTTGGTTTTTGTCATGTGTAATATCCGATCGCTTCTTCTCTGCTCGTGTTGTTTCGCTTCTTTTTTGAGGGAGCAATTTTTCTTCGCAAAACGAGCAAGAAGCTCTCTACCAATGGCGTGGGAAGACTTATGCACGAGGCTAAGGTTTTATCACATAACCTCCAGAAAATCATTTATTGCTCTAGAAGAAAGACGGGGTCGGATAACATTTGAACCGATGGGCCTTCATGGCTTGCAGCTTGTtcgtaaaaaatgaaaaaaagaagacttTTTTTACGATGAGCTTGCTTGTACTATTCTCGGTATGAATTAAACCTCAATCTAAGCTCGTATGTTAAAGGGAAAATTTCACTAAAAGAGTGGTGTGTAATACctaaatttattaattattttagtATCTTTTTTGTACGTAGAAAACATTCCACATTTATTTACacatttatgaatatttttattatatgaCTTGTTTCACGGTTTATTAACTgtttttgatacatttttgattTAAGCCTGTGCACCGACCTTGAATCAAAAACCGATATATAACCACCGAAACATCAAAAATAGAACATAAAATTCGAGGAAATATTTCTAATcataataaatatttcaatacgTGGAAATATTCCGCTTCCGGAAGTTCCATTCATTTAAGATGTAAAGACCGGACGTGGTTCTTGGGTTTCCCCGGTACTGTTCTCCTCAATACCAAGGGACTCTACTGGAGTGTCAGCTTCTTAATAGGAATAAGGTATAacaagaaaacgaaacgaatctTATAAGAAAAAGAGAGTAGAGATAGCAAAGCCTTACAGCCTTCATTTTCCTTTGCTTGAAAGGTGTACCCTTAAAAACTCCATTATCTAAGACCAATCATCATGCTTGCTTTCAGCCAACATCTTTCTGACTGGCCGGTCAGAAATatcaactaaaaaaatatataaaaaaacaaactactcTCCACCAGTAAAGGAAAAGATATTTTCATTTACGGAGAAGAAACACTAAAGCTCATCATCCAGCCGCCAGACTTGTGTGCCGGACTGACTGGGCCGAGCACCGGGTGCCCAACAAAAGTGGAACATTAAAAGTGTACTATTAATAATGTACCAGTGTACCAGAAATAGCGCGACCGAAGCATCAACGAGACCATCGGTGACCATTTTTGAGAGACACAGAGTGTACAGCCACACACTAGCTGCACACAGTGGAATGCTTCCTTACTATGCTTCACTAGAGCTCTGTGTCCCTCTACCGTCTGCCCCAAATGCTACACCGTTTATGCTAATGAACTCCTTCGACAGCATAACGTACTTGCGCTATAGTTGGGTCGTCCtccgaagaaaaaaacacaaccgtcGTCCACCGTTTGCCGATCCCTCGGTAATGCGACACACATGAGCTGAGGAAGAGACACAGCATGCCGCACTCTGGGCGAGTTGCTTTGGCAAATGTCTAATAATAGTTTTCCGCTGTCCGAAACCGTGTCTGAGAAGAAGGGGGAATGCTTTGTATGCTAAAGAAGCTCGGCGCACTGGCACTGGGTGGGTGGTAAGGTAAGGCGACGATTTTACATAAAACATAAGCGTCTGCACCTTTTCTTTAAGCATGTCCCATCTTCCTCCTTACGCCCTtgttttcaacacatttcacAGCTTTGTTCTAGCGAGGACGATGATATCGTCGACACcatgtgatggtggtgctagAAGCCGGTGGTCGCTTTCATCGAGAACGAATTTACTAATAAGTTTTTAGCCCTTTGTTGGACGCACCCGGCTTGAAGAAAGCAAGGATGAGGGGGGGCTTTGCTTGCTCTGTTGCTATGTAAATGAGTTCCGGCAAAGGgttaataattgaaataaattatctgagtgatttgagtggaTGGCTTTTGG
Proteins encoded:
- the LOC120955710 gene encoding growth factor receptor-bound protein 2, which gives rise to MEAVAKHDFNATADDELSFRKSQVLKILNMEDDMNWYRAELDGKEGLIPSNYIEMKNHDWYYGRITRADAEKLLSNKHEGAFLIRISESSPGDFSLSVKCSDGVQHFKVLRDSQGKFFLWVVKFNSLNELVDYHRTASVSRSQDVKLRDMVPEEMLVQALYDFVAQESGELDFRRGDVITVTDRSDEHWWNGEIGNRKGLFPAIYVAPYHS